From a region of the Pongo abelii isolate AG06213 chromosome 9, NHGRI_mPonAbe1-v2.0_pri, whole genome shotgun sequence genome:
- the GANAB gene encoding neutral alpha-glucosidase AB isoform X3 yields MAAVAAVAARRRRSWASLILAFLGVCLGITLAVDRSNFKTCEESSFCKRQRSIRPGLSPYRALLDSLQLGPDSLTVHLIHEVTKVLLVLELQGLQKNMTRFRIDELEARRPRYRVPDVLVADPPVARLSVSGRDDNSVELTMAEGPYKIILTAQPFRLDLLEDRSLLLSVNARGLLEFEHQRAPRVSQGSKDPAEGDGAQPEETPGDGDKPEETQGKAEKDEPGAWEETFKTHSDSKPYGPMSVGLDFSLPGMEHVYGIPEHADNLRLKVTEGGEPYRLYNLDVFQYELYNPMALYGSVPVLLAHNPHRDLGIFWLNAAETWVDISSNTAGKTLFGKMMDYLQGSGETPQTDVRWMSETGIIDVFLLLGPSISDVFRQYASLTGTQALPPLFSLGYHQSRWNYRDEADVLEVDQGFDDHNLPCDVIWLDIEHADGKRYFTWDPSRFPQPRTMLERLASKRRKLVAIVDPHIKVDSGYRVHEELRNLGLYVKTRDGSDYEGWCWPGSAGYPDFTNPTMRAWWANMFSYDNYEGSAPNLFVWNDMNEPSVFNGPEVTMLKDAQHYGGWEHRDVHNIYGLYVHMATADGLRQRSGGMERPFVLARAFFAGSQRFGAVWTGDNTAEWDHLKISIPMCLSLGLVGLSFCGADVGGFFKNPEPELLVRWYQMGAYQPFFRAHAHLDTGRREPWLLPSQHNDIIRDALGQRYSLLPFWYTLLYQAHREGIPVMRPLWVQYPQDVTTFNIDDQYLLGDALLVHPVSDPGAHGVQVYLPGQGEVWYDIQSYQKHHGPQTLYLPVTLSSIPVFQRGGTVVPRWMRVRRSSECMKDDPITLFVALSPQGTAQGELFLDDGHTFNYQTRQEFLLRRFSFSGNTLVSSSADPAGHFETPIWIERVVIIGAGKPAAVVLQTKGSPESRLSFQHDPETSVLVLRKPGVNVASDWSIHLR; encoded by the exons ATGGCGGCGGTAGCGGCAGTGGCGGCGCGTAGGAGGCG GTCTTGGGCATCTTTGATACTGGCTTTTTTAGGGGTCTGCCTGGGGATTACCCTTGCTGTGGATAGAAGCAACTTTAAGACCTGTGAAGAGAGTTCTTTCTGCAA GCGACAGAGAAGCATACGGCCAGGCCTCTCTCCATACCGAGCCTTGCTGGACTCTCTACAGCTTGGTCCTGATTCCCTCACGGTCCATCTGATCCATGAGGTCACCAAG GTGTTGCTGGTGCTAGAGCTTCAGGGGCTTCAAAAGAACATGACTCGGTTCAGGATTGATGAGCTGGAGGCTCGGCGACCCCGATACCGTGTGCCAGATGTTTTGGTGGCTGATCCGCCAGTAGCCCG GCTTTCTGTCTCTGGTCGTGATGACAACAGTGTGGAGTTAACCATGGCTGAGGGACCCTACAAGATCATCTTGACAGCACAGCCATTCCGCCTTGACCTACTAGAGGACCGAAGTCTTCTGCTTAGTGTCAATGCCCGAGGACTCTTGGAGTTTGAGCACCAGAGGGCCCCTAGGGTCTC GCAAGGATCAAAAGACCCAGCTGAGGGCGATGGGGCCCAGCCTGAGGAAACACCTGGGGATGGCGACAAG CCAGAGGAGACTCaggggaaggcagagaaagaTGAGCCAGGAGCCTGGGAGGAGACATTCAAAACTCACTCTGACAGCAAGCCGTATG gCCCCATGTCTGTGGGTTTGGACTTCTCTCTGCCAGGCATGGAGCATGTCTATGGGATCCCTGAGCATGCAGACAATCTGAGGCTGAAGGTCACTGA GGGTGGGGAGCCATATCGCCTCTACAATTTGGATGTGTTCCAGTATGAGCTGTACAATCCCATGGCCTTGTATGGGTCTGTGCCTGTGCTCCTGGCACACAACCCTCATCGCGACTTGGGCATCTTCTGGCTCAATGCTGCAGAGACCTGGGTTGATATATCTTCCAATACTGCTGGGAAG ACCCTGTTTGGGAAGATGATGGACTACCTGCAGGGCTCTGGGGAGACCCCACAGACAGATGTTCGCTGGATGTCAGAGACTGGCATCATTGATGTCTTCCTGCTGCTTGGGCCCTCCATCTCTGATGTTTTCCGGCAATATGCTAGTCTCACAG GAACCCAGGCGTTGCCCCCACTCTTCTCCCTCGGCTACCACCAGAGCCGTTGGAACTACCGGGACGAGGCTGATGTGCTGGAAGTGGATCAGGGCTTCGATGATCACAACCTGCCCTGTGATGTCATCTGGCTGGACATTGAACATGCTGATGGCAAGCGGTATTTCACCTGGGACCCCAGTCGCTTCCCTCAGCCCCGCACCATGCTTGAGCGCTTGGCTTCTAAAAGGCGGAAG CTGGTGGCCATCGTAGACCCCCACATCAAGGTGGACTCCGGCTACCGAGTTCACGAGGAGCTGCGGAACCTGGGGCTGTATGTTAAAACCCGGGATGGCTCTGACTATGAGGGCTGGTGCTGGCCAG GCTCAGCTGGTTACCCTGACTTCACTAATCCCACGATGAGGGCCTGGTGGGCTAACATGTTCAGCTATGACAATTATGAG GGCTCAGCTCCCAACCTCTTTGTCTGGAATGACATGAACGAACCATCTGTGTTCAATGGTCCTGAGGTCACCATGCTCAAGGATGCCCAGCATTATGGGGGCTGGGAGCACCGGGATGTGCATAACATCTATGGCCTTTATGTG CACATGGCGACTGCTGATGGGCTGAGACAGCGCTCTGGGGGCATGGAACGCCCCTTTGTCCTGGCCAGGGCCTTCTTCGCTGGCTCCCAGCGCTTTG GAGCCGTGTGGACAGGGGACAACACTGCCGAGTGGGACCATTTGAAGATCTCTATTCCTATGTGTCTCAGCTTGGGGCTGGTGGGACTTTCCTTCTGTGGGG CGGATGTGGGTGGCTTCTTCAAAAACCCAGAGCCAGAGCTGCTTGTGCGCTGGTACCAGATGGGTGCTTACCAGCCATTCTTCCGGGCACATGCCCACTTGGACACTGGGCGACGAGAGCCATGGCTGTTACCATCTCAGCACAATGATATAATCCGAGATGCCTTGGGCCAGCGATATTCTTTGCTGCCCTTCTGGTACACCCTCTTATATCAGGCCCATCGGGAAGGCATTCCTGTCATGAG gCCCCTGTGGGTGCAGTATCCTCAGGATGTGACTACCTTCAATATAGATGATCAGTACTTGCTTG GGGATGCGTTGCTGGTTCACCCTGTATCAGACCCTGGAGCCCATGGTGTCCAGGTCTATCTGCCTGGCCAAGGGGAG GTGTGGTATGACATTCAAAGCTACCAGAAGCATCATGGTCCCCAGACCCTATACCTGCCTGTAACTCTAAGCAGT ATTCCTGTGTTCCAGCGTGGAGGGACAGTCGTGCCTCGATGGATGCGAGTGCGGCGGTCTTCAGAATGTATGAAGGATGACCCCATCACTCTCTTTGTTGCACTTAGCCCTCAG GGTACAGCTCAAGGAGAGCTCTTTCTGGATGATGGGCACACGTTCAACTATCAGACTCGCCAAGAGTTCCTGCTGCGTCGATTCTCATTCTCTGGCAACACCCTTGTCTCCAG ctcagcagaccctgcaggacaCTTTGAGACACCAATCTGGATTGAGCGGGTGGTGATAATAGGGGCTGGAAAGCCAGCAGCTGTGGTACTCCAGACAAAAG GATCTCCAGAAAGCCGCCTGTCCTTCCAGCATGACCCTGAGACTTCTGTGTTGGTCCTGCGCAAGCCTGGCGTCAATGTGGCATCTGATTGGAGTATTCACCTGCGATAA
- the GANAB gene encoding neutral alpha-glucosidase AB isoform X1 — MAAVAAVAARRRRSWASLILAFLGVCLGITLAVDRSNFKTCEESSFCKRQRSIRPGLSPYRALLDSLQLGPDSLTVHLIHEVTKVLLVLELQGLQKNMTRFRIDELEARRPRYRVPDVLVADPPVARLSVSGRDDNSVELTMAEGPYKIILTAQPFRLDLLEDRSLLLSVNARGLLEFEHQRAPRVSFSDKVSLTLGSIWDKIKNLFSRQGSKDPAEGDGAQPEETPGDGDKAKETQGKAEKDEPGAWEETFKTHSDSKPYGPMSVGLDFSLPGMEHVYGIPEHADNLRLKVTEGGEPYRLYNLDVFQYELYNPMALYGSVPVLLAHNPHRDLGIFWLNAAETWVDISSNTAGKTLFGKMMDYLQGSGETPQTDVRWMSETGIIDVFLLLGPSISDVFRQYASLTGTQALPPLFSLGYHQSRWNYRDEADVLEVDQGFDDHNLPCDVIWLDIEHADGKRYFTWDPSRFPQPRTMLERLASKRRKLVAIVDPHIKVDSGYRVHEELRNLGLYVKTRDGSDYEGWCWPGSAGYPDFTNPTMRAWWANMFSYDNYEGSAPNLFVWNDMNEPSVFNGPEVTMLKDAQHYGGWEHRDVHNIYGLYVHMATADGLRQRSGGMERPFVLARAFFAGSQRFGAVWTGDNTAEWDHLKISIPMCLSLGLVGLSFCGADVGGFFKNPEPELLVRWYQMGAYQPFFRAHAHLDTGRREPWLLPSQHNDIIRDALGQRYSLLPFWYTLLYQAHREGIPVMRPLWVQYPQDVTTFNIDDQYLLGDALLVHPVSDPGAHGVQVYLPGQGEVWYDIQSYQKHHGPQTLYLPVTLSSIPVFQRGGTVVPRWMRVRRSSECMKDDPITLFVALSPQGTAQGELFLDDGHTFNYQTRQEFLLRRFSFSGNTLVSSSADPAGHFETPIWIERVVIIGAGKPAAVVLQTKGSPESRLSFQHDPETSVLVLRKPGVNVASDWSIHLR; from the exons ATGGCGGCGGTAGCGGCAGTGGCGGCGCGTAGGAGGCG GTCTTGGGCATCTTTGATACTGGCTTTTTTAGGGGTCTGCCTGGGGATTACCCTTGCTGTGGATAGAAGCAACTTTAAGACCTGTGAAGAGAGTTCTTTCTGCAA GCGACAGAGAAGCATACGGCCAGGCCTCTCTCCATACCGAGCCTTGCTGGACTCTCTACAGCTTGGTCCTGATTCCCTCACGGTCCATCTGATCCATGAGGTCACCAAG GTGTTGCTGGTGCTAGAGCTTCAGGGGCTTCAAAAGAACATGACTCGGTTCAGGATTGATGAGCTGGAGGCTCGGCGACCCCGATACCGTGTGCCAGATGTTTTGGTGGCTGATCCGCCAGTAGCCCG GCTTTCTGTCTCTGGTCGTGATGACAACAGTGTGGAGTTAACCATGGCTGAGGGACCCTACAAGATCATCTTGACAGCACAGCCATTCCGCCTTGACCTACTAGAGGACCGAAGTCTTCTGCTTAGTGTCAATGCCCGAGGACTCTTGGAGTTTGAGCACCAGAGGGCCCCTAGGGTCTC TTTCTCGGATAAGGTTAGTCTCACGCTTGGTAGCATATGGGATAAGATCAAGAACCTTTTCTCTAG GCAAGGATCAAAAGACCCAGCTGAGGGCGATGGGGCCCAGCCTGAGGAAACACCTGGGGATGGCGACAAGGCAA AGGAGACTCaggggaaggcagagaaagaTGAGCCAGGAGCCTGGGAGGAGACATTCAAAACTCACTCTGACAGCAAGCCGTATG gCCCCATGTCTGTGGGTTTGGACTTCTCTCTGCCAGGCATGGAGCATGTCTATGGGATCCCTGAGCATGCAGACAATCTGAGGCTGAAGGTCACTGA GGGTGGGGAGCCATATCGCCTCTACAATTTGGATGTGTTCCAGTATGAGCTGTACAATCCCATGGCCTTGTATGGGTCTGTGCCTGTGCTCCTGGCACACAACCCTCATCGCGACTTGGGCATCTTCTGGCTCAATGCTGCAGAGACCTGGGTTGATATATCTTCCAATACTGCTGGGAAG ACCCTGTTTGGGAAGATGATGGACTACCTGCAGGGCTCTGGGGAGACCCCACAGACAGATGTTCGCTGGATGTCAGAGACTGGCATCATTGATGTCTTCCTGCTGCTTGGGCCCTCCATCTCTGATGTTTTCCGGCAATATGCTAGTCTCACAG GAACCCAGGCGTTGCCCCCACTCTTCTCCCTCGGCTACCACCAGAGCCGTTGGAACTACCGGGACGAGGCTGATGTGCTGGAAGTGGATCAGGGCTTCGATGATCACAACCTGCCCTGTGATGTCATCTGGCTGGACATTGAACATGCTGATGGCAAGCGGTATTTCACCTGGGACCCCAGTCGCTTCCCTCAGCCCCGCACCATGCTTGAGCGCTTGGCTTCTAAAAGGCGGAAG CTGGTGGCCATCGTAGACCCCCACATCAAGGTGGACTCCGGCTACCGAGTTCACGAGGAGCTGCGGAACCTGGGGCTGTATGTTAAAACCCGGGATGGCTCTGACTATGAGGGCTGGTGCTGGCCAG GCTCAGCTGGTTACCCTGACTTCACTAATCCCACGATGAGGGCCTGGTGGGCTAACATGTTCAGCTATGACAATTATGAG GGCTCAGCTCCCAACCTCTTTGTCTGGAATGACATGAACGAACCATCTGTGTTCAATGGTCCTGAGGTCACCATGCTCAAGGATGCCCAGCATTATGGGGGCTGGGAGCACCGGGATGTGCATAACATCTATGGCCTTTATGTG CACATGGCGACTGCTGATGGGCTGAGACAGCGCTCTGGGGGCATGGAACGCCCCTTTGTCCTGGCCAGGGCCTTCTTCGCTGGCTCCCAGCGCTTTG GAGCCGTGTGGACAGGGGACAACACTGCCGAGTGGGACCATTTGAAGATCTCTATTCCTATGTGTCTCAGCTTGGGGCTGGTGGGACTTTCCTTCTGTGGGG CGGATGTGGGTGGCTTCTTCAAAAACCCAGAGCCAGAGCTGCTTGTGCGCTGGTACCAGATGGGTGCTTACCAGCCATTCTTCCGGGCACATGCCCACTTGGACACTGGGCGACGAGAGCCATGGCTGTTACCATCTCAGCACAATGATATAATCCGAGATGCCTTGGGCCAGCGATATTCTTTGCTGCCCTTCTGGTACACCCTCTTATATCAGGCCCATCGGGAAGGCATTCCTGTCATGAG gCCCCTGTGGGTGCAGTATCCTCAGGATGTGACTACCTTCAATATAGATGATCAGTACTTGCTTG GGGATGCGTTGCTGGTTCACCCTGTATCAGACCCTGGAGCCCATGGTGTCCAGGTCTATCTGCCTGGCCAAGGGGAG GTGTGGTATGACATTCAAAGCTACCAGAAGCATCATGGTCCCCAGACCCTATACCTGCCTGTAACTCTAAGCAGT ATTCCTGTGTTCCAGCGTGGAGGGACAGTCGTGCCTCGATGGATGCGAGTGCGGCGGTCTTCAGAATGTATGAAGGATGACCCCATCACTCTCTTTGTTGCACTTAGCCCTCAG GGTACAGCTCAAGGAGAGCTCTTTCTGGATGATGGGCACACGTTCAACTATCAGACTCGCCAAGAGTTCCTGCTGCGTCGATTCTCATTCTCTGGCAACACCCTTGTCTCCAG ctcagcagaccctgcaggacaCTTTGAGACACCAATCTGGATTGAGCGGGTGGTGATAATAGGGGCTGGAAAGCCAGCAGCTGTGGTACTCCAGACAAAAG GATCTCCAGAAAGCCGCCTGTCCTTCCAGCATGACCCTGAGACTTCTGTGTTGGTCCTGCGCAAGCCTGGCGTCAATGTGGCATCTGATTGGAGTATTCACCTGCGATAA
- the GANAB gene encoding neutral alpha-glucosidase AB isoform X4, producing the protein MAAVAAVAARRRRSWASLILAFLGVCLGITLAVDRSNFKTCEESSFCKRQRSIRPGLSPYRALLDSLQLGPDSLTVHLIHEVTKVLLVLELQGLQKNMTRFRIDELEARRPRYRVPDVLVADPPVARLSVSGRDDNSVELTMAEGPYKIILTAQPFRLDLLEDRSLLLSVNARGLLEFEHQRAPRVSQGSKDPAEGDGAQPEETPGDGDKAKETQGKAEKDEPGAWEETFKTHSDSKPYGPMSVGLDFSLPGMEHVYGIPEHADNLRLKVTEGGEPYRLYNLDVFQYELYNPMALYGSVPVLLAHNPHRDLGIFWLNAAETWVDISSNTAGKTLFGKMMDYLQGSGETPQTDVRWMSETGIIDVFLLLGPSISDVFRQYASLTGTQALPPLFSLGYHQSRWNYRDEADVLEVDQGFDDHNLPCDVIWLDIEHADGKRYFTWDPSRFPQPRTMLERLASKRRKLVAIVDPHIKVDSGYRVHEELRNLGLYVKTRDGSDYEGWCWPGSAGYPDFTNPTMRAWWANMFSYDNYEGSAPNLFVWNDMNEPSVFNGPEVTMLKDAQHYGGWEHRDVHNIYGLYVHMATADGLRQRSGGMERPFVLARAFFAGSQRFGAVWTGDNTAEWDHLKISIPMCLSLGLVGLSFCGADVGGFFKNPEPELLVRWYQMGAYQPFFRAHAHLDTGRREPWLLPSQHNDIIRDALGQRYSLLPFWYTLLYQAHREGIPVMRPLWVQYPQDVTTFNIDDQYLLGDALLVHPVSDPGAHGVQVYLPGQGEVWYDIQSYQKHHGPQTLYLPVTLSSIPVFQRGGTVVPRWMRVRRSSECMKDDPITLFVALSPQGTAQGELFLDDGHTFNYQTRQEFLLRRFSFSGNTLVSSSADPAGHFETPIWIERVVIIGAGKPAAVVLQTKGSPESRLSFQHDPETSVLVLRKPGVNVASDWSIHLR; encoded by the exons ATGGCGGCGGTAGCGGCAGTGGCGGCGCGTAGGAGGCG GTCTTGGGCATCTTTGATACTGGCTTTTTTAGGGGTCTGCCTGGGGATTACCCTTGCTGTGGATAGAAGCAACTTTAAGACCTGTGAAGAGAGTTCTTTCTGCAA GCGACAGAGAAGCATACGGCCAGGCCTCTCTCCATACCGAGCCTTGCTGGACTCTCTACAGCTTGGTCCTGATTCCCTCACGGTCCATCTGATCCATGAGGTCACCAAG GTGTTGCTGGTGCTAGAGCTTCAGGGGCTTCAAAAGAACATGACTCGGTTCAGGATTGATGAGCTGGAGGCTCGGCGACCCCGATACCGTGTGCCAGATGTTTTGGTGGCTGATCCGCCAGTAGCCCG GCTTTCTGTCTCTGGTCGTGATGACAACAGTGTGGAGTTAACCATGGCTGAGGGACCCTACAAGATCATCTTGACAGCACAGCCATTCCGCCTTGACCTACTAGAGGACCGAAGTCTTCTGCTTAGTGTCAATGCCCGAGGACTCTTGGAGTTTGAGCACCAGAGGGCCCCTAGGGTCTC GCAAGGATCAAAAGACCCAGCTGAGGGCGATGGGGCCCAGCCTGAGGAAACACCTGGGGATGGCGACAAGGCAA AGGAGACTCaggggaaggcagagaaagaTGAGCCAGGAGCCTGGGAGGAGACATTCAAAACTCACTCTGACAGCAAGCCGTATG gCCCCATGTCTGTGGGTTTGGACTTCTCTCTGCCAGGCATGGAGCATGTCTATGGGATCCCTGAGCATGCAGACAATCTGAGGCTGAAGGTCACTGA GGGTGGGGAGCCATATCGCCTCTACAATTTGGATGTGTTCCAGTATGAGCTGTACAATCCCATGGCCTTGTATGGGTCTGTGCCTGTGCTCCTGGCACACAACCCTCATCGCGACTTGGGCATCTTCTGGCTCAATGCTGCAGAGACCTGGGTTGATATATCTTCCAATACTGCTGGGAAG ACCCTGTTTGGGAAGATGATGGACTACCTGCAGGGCTCTGGGGAGACCCCACAGACAGATGTTCGCTGGATGTCAGAGACTGGCATCATTGATGTCTTCCTGCTGCTTGGGCCCTCCATCTCTGATGTTTTCCGGCAATATGCTAGTCTCACAG GAACCCAGGCGTTGCCCCCACTCTTCTCCCTCGGCTACCACCAGAGCCGTTGGAACTACCGGGACGAGGCTGATGTGCTGGAAGTGGATCAGGGCTTCGATGATCACAACCTGCCCTGTGATGTCATCTGGCTGGACATTGAACATGCTGATGGCAAGCGGTATTTCACCTGGGACCCCAGTCGCTTCCCTCAGCCCCGCACCATGCTTGAGCGCTTGGCTTCTAAAAGGCGGAAG CTGGTGGCCATCGTAGACCCCCACATCAAGGTGGACTCCGGCTACCGAGTTCACGAGGAGCTGCGGAACCTGGGGCTGTATGTTAAAACCCGGGATGGCTCTGACTATGAGGGCTGGTGCTGGCCAG GCTCAGCTGGTTACCCTGACTTCACTAATCCCACGATGAGGGCCTGGTGGGCTAACATGTTCAGCTATGACAATTATGAG GGCTCAGCTCCCAACCTCTTTGTCTGGAATGACATGAACGAACCATCTGTGTTCAATGGTCCTGAGGTCACCATGCTCAAGGATGCCCAGCATTATGGGGGCTGGGAGCACCGGGATGTGCATAACATCTATGGCCTTTATGTG CACATGGCGACTGCTGATGGGCTGAGACAGCGCTCTGGGGGCATGGAACGCCCCTTTGTCCTGGCCAGGGCCTTCTTCGCTGGCTCCCAGCGCTTTG GAGCCGTGTGGACAGGGGACAACACTGCCGAGTGGGACCATTTGAAGATCTCTATTCCTATGTGTCTCAGCTTGGGGCTGGTGGGACTTTCCTTCTGTGGGG CGGATGTGGGTGGCTTCTTCAAAAACCCAGAGCCAGAGCTGCTTGTGCGCTGGTACCAGATGGGTGCTTACCAGCCATTCTTCCGGGCACATGCCCACTTGGACACTGGGCGACGAGAGCCATGGCTGTTACCATCTCAGCACAATGATATAATCCGAGATGCCTTGGGCCAGCGATATTCTTTGCTGCCCTTCTGGTACACCCTCTTATATCAGGCCCATCGGGAAGGCATTCCTGTCATGAG gCCCCTGTGGGTGCAGTATCCTCAGGATGTGACTACCTTCAATATAGATGATCAGTACTTGCTTG GGGATGCGTTGCTGGTTCACCCTGTATCAGACCCTGGAGCCCATGGTGTCCAGGTCTATCTGCCTGGCCAAGGGGAG GTGTGGTATGACATTCAAAGCTACCAGAAGCATCATGGTCCCCAGACCCTATACCTGCCTGTAACTCTAAGCAGT ATTCCTGTGTTCCAGCGTGGAGGGACAGTCGTGCCTCGATGGATGCGAGTGCGGCGGTCTTCAGAATGTATGAAGGATGACCCCATCACTCTCTTTGTTGCACTTAGCCCTCAG GGTACAGCTCAAGGAGAGCTCTTTCTGGATGATGGGCACACGTTCAACTATCAGACTCGCCAAGAGTTCCTGCTGCGTCGATTCTCATTCTCTGGCAACACCCTTGTCTCCAG ctcagcagaccctgcaggacaCTTTGAGACACCAATCTGGATTGAGCGGGTGGTGATAATAGGGGCTGGAAAGCCAGCAGCTGTGGTACTCCAGACAAAAG GATCTCCAGAAAGCCGCCTGTCCTTCCAGCATGACCCTGAGACTTCTGTGTTGGTCCTGCGCAAGCCTGGCGTCAATGTGGCATCTGATTGGAGTATTCACCTGCGATAA